In Oryza sativa Japonica Group chromosome 11, ASM3414082v1, the following are encoded in one genomic region:
- the LOC9271579 gene encoding cytosolic sulfotransferase 10, protein MRHKQKTPPCTVHTILASPMAPTSSVHREGGSAAMDMAELIPTLPLETGSPPFPLRQYGGYWLPEWVLPGLEAVHTRFEPRPSDVFLASFPKSGTTWLKALAFATINRTTYPPSGDAHPLRHRGPHDCVKFFESTFAISGEGGGGDVDVFAALPSPRAVARPGTCSPPSRRRARLLATHIPYSLLPERITSAAADDGDSGCRIVYVCRDPKDAFVSMWLFTMSNMVKGVTTTTDEHHPAAAAAAPSIEQVFDLFCDGRSIAGPQWHHVREYWEESRRRPEKVLFLRYEEMLREPARNVERLAEFLRCPFTAGEVAAGVVDAIVDLCSIDRLRNVQANKTGVTDLAVKKESFFRRGVAGDWSNHMSPEMASRLDRVVEDALRGSGFTFAAAAGDSE, encoded by the coding sequence ATGAGGCACAAGCAGAAGACCCCTCCCTGCACAGTGCACACGATACTAGCTAGCCCGATGGCCCCAACCTCCAGCGTTCACCGCGAAGGCGGCAGCGCCGCCATGGACATGGCCGAGCTCATCCCCACGCTGCCGCTGGAGACGGGGAGCCCGCCGTTCCCGCTCCGGCAATACGGCGGCTACTGGCTGCCGGAGTGGGTCCTCCCTGGGCTCGAGGCCGTGCACACGCGCTTCGAGCCGAGGCCATCCGACGTCTTCCTCGCCAGCTTCCCCAAGTCCGGCACCACCTGGCTCAAGGCGCTCGCCTTCGCAACCATCAACCGGACCACCTACCCGCCGTCCGGCGACGCCCACCCGCTCCGCCATCGCGGCCCGCACGACTGCGTCAAGTTCTTCGAGTCCACCTTCGCCATctccggcgagggcggcggcggagacgtgGACGTGTTCGCCGccctcccgtcgccgcgcgcggttGCTCGCCCGGGGACGTGTTCGCCGccctcccgtcgccgcgcgcggttGCTCGCCACTCACATCCCCTACTCCCTCCTGCCGGAGCGCatcacgtcggcggcggcggacgacggcgactCCGGTTGCCGGATCGTGTACGTCTGCCGGGACCCCAAGGACGCGTTCGTCTCCATGTGGCTGTTCACCATGAGCAACATGGTGAAGGGTGTCACAACGACCACGGACGAACaccacccggcggcggcggcggcggcgccatcgatCGAGCAGGTGTTCGACCTGTTCTGCGACGGGCGGAGCATCGCTGGGCCGCAGTGGCACCACGTCCGCGAGTACTGGGAGGAGAGCCGGAGGCGGCCGGAGAAGGTCCTCTTCCTCCGGTACGAGGAGATGCTGCGCGAGCCGGCGCGCAACGTGGAGAGGCTCGCCGAGTTCCTGCGGTGCCCGTtcaccgccggcgaggtggcggccggGGTGGTGGACGCCATCGTCGACCTATGCAGCATCGACCGACTCAGGAACGTGCAGGCGAACAAGACCGGGGTGACCGACCTGGCGGTGAAGAAGGAGAGCTTCTTCCGGAGAGGGGTGGCCGGCGACTGGAGCAACCACATGTCGCCGGAGATGGCGTCGCGGCTGGACAGGGTCGTCGAGGACGCGCTGCGAGGCTCCGGGTTCACctttgccgccgctgccggcgactCCGAATGA